In Nocardioides nitrophenolicus, the genomic window CGGTCAGCCAACACATCGCGCGCCACGCGCCATGCCCCGTGGTCGTCGTACGGCCCCGGCACTCGACGGCGGTGGACCGGATCGTGGTCGGCGTCGACGAGTCACCGTCCTCCGCTCAGGCGCTCCGATTCGCCTGCGAGCGGGCTCGACGCACGGGCGAGAGCGTCGCCGCGGTCCACGGCTGCTTCTCGGCGCTCGCTCATGTGCTGACCTTCGACGGCGCCGAGTCCGAGCTCGCCGACCGTCAGCTGGCCGCCGCCGAGCAGCTCGTCCAGGACCTCTGTCGCGCGTGTGCCGCCGAGTTCCCGGACGTCTCGATCGAGCCGGAGGCGGTCCCGGTCCGCGCCGGGCAGGTGCTGGTCGACGCCAGCCACGCCGCATCGCTGGTCGTCGTCGGGTCTCGGGGCCGCGATGCATTCAGCGAGATGCTGCTCGGCTCGGTCAGCCAGCACGTCCTCGGCCACGCCCGATGCCCGGTGGCCGTCGTCCGCTGAGCCTTTCGGCGCGCACGCCCGTCCGAACCAAAGGAGCACGACATGTACGCATCCGTCGGCGATCGCCTGATTGTCCGCAGCAACCGGGTCGGTGGCCCCGTCCGCGACGGTGAGGTCCTGCAGGTGAGGCATTCCGACGGGAGCCCGCCGTACGTCGTGCGTTGGTCGGACAACGGTCACGAGTCGGTGTTCTTCCCCGGCCCCGACACCGAGGTCCACCACGTCGCCCCCGGCTTGGCCCCGGACCCCGGCGACGACGCGGGCTGAGCCACGTCGGCCGGACTCGGGACCTTCGGCCCTGCCCCGAACTCGCCTGGCGGTTCAGGCTGGTCGTCGAGTACAAGGAGATGCCCATGTCGGACCCACGAGCGCGCCGCCAGGCTCGCCAGCACCTCGCTGACCGGTTGATCCTCGAGTACGCCGGTGCGGTCGCGCCGGCCAGGTGCTGGCCGCGGTCCTGCGTGCCGAGCAGCTGCTGCAGGCCTACCACCCGGACGAGGACCGGCGGATGGCGCTGTGCGAGGAGCTCGTCCGGCACCGGCTCGCCGAGAGCATGACCCTCCGCCCAGCACCCCGGCTCGTCATCGCGTCCTGACCGGACCGTCCACGGCGGTCCCTTGCCGAGGCCTCTCAGTCGACGCGCACCCGCTCACCGAGCGTGGGGACGACGGCGCAGATGCCCAGCTCGTCCTCGATCCGCCCGGCGAGCGCCGCGGAGGAGTGCGGCTCCCCGTGCACGACGTACACCGTGGTCGGGGGCGCGGCCGCCGAAGCCACCCAGGCGACGAGGTCGTCGGCGTCGGCGTGCACCGAGAAGTCCGGTACGTCGACCACCTCGGCGCGTACCGGGACGTAGTGCCCGTGGATCTTGAGGTGCCGCGCGCCGTCCTGGAGCTGTCGCCCACGGGTGCCGGGTGCCTGGTAGCCCGTGAGGACCACGCAGTTGCGCGGGTCGGGCAGCTGGTGGGCGAGGTGGTGGACGACCCGCCCGCCGCTCGCCATGCCGGACGCCGAGGCGATGATGCACGGCTGGTCAGGGTCGTTGAGGCGGCGGGACTCGCCGGCATCCCGCACGGCGTGGAGGTCGAGAGCGCGGAGCCTCTCCAGTGCCTCCGCCCGATCGGCCCGGAGCTGCGCGGAGCCCTCGTGCAGGGCCCGGAGATACACCCCGAGGGCCTCGAGTGCCATCGGGCTGTCGACGTGGATCGGCACCCGCGGGATCAGCCCGGCGCTCTCGAGCCGTTCGAGCTCCAGCAGCACCAGCTCGGTCCGGTCGACGGCGAAGGCGGGGATGAGGACCGTGCCGCCACGGCCGACGGTGCGCCGCACCGCGCCGGCGAGGACGCCGGGCTCGGCCGTCGGGTGCACGCGGTCGCCGTAGGTGGACTCGAGCACCAGCGCGGTGGCGGCCACGGGCGCGGGCGGTGGCTCGAGGAGCGGGTGCCCGTCGCGGCCGAGGTCGCCGCTGAAGACCACCACGTCCCCGGCGATGTCCACTTCGAGGGTCGCCGAGCCGAGGATGTGCCCGGCCGGGTGGAGACGGACTCCCACGGATGCCGTGACCGAGTGGTGCTCGTCATACGGCAGAGGCGCGAACCGGCGCAGCGTCCTCTCGACGTCGTCCGCGGTGTACAGCGGCAGCGCCGGCCGGTGCCGCGACCAGCCGGACTCGTTGGCGTAGCGCGCCTCCTCCTCGAGGAGATGGGCGCTGTCCCTCAGCACGATCGCGGCCAGCGCGGCCGTCTCCTTGCTGCAGTGGATCGGCCCGGCGAAGCCGTCCTTCACCAGTCGCGGCAACTGGCCGCAGTGGTCCAGGTGGGCATGGGTGAGCAGCACGGCGTCCACCGTCGCCGGGTCGATCGGCAGCG contains:
- a CDS encoding universal stress protein, which codes for MRDNSRIVVGYDGSSGADAALVWAAQDAAVGAAPPPDLHVVVVGTAMAPALGEYRHVMDRAVEEWCASAAERLGALGRADAEVEVRHGSVVPQLLDAARSASLLVVGSAGHGFAAGTLAGSVSQHIARHAPCPVVVVRPRHSTAVDRIVVGVDESPSSAQALRFACERARRTGESVAAVHGCFSALAHVLTFDGAESELADRQLAAAEQLVQDLCRACAAEFPDVSIEPEAVPVRAGQVLVDASHAASLVVVGSRGRDAFSEMLLGSVSQHVLGHARCPVAVVR
- a CDS encoding DUF1918 domain-containing protein — translated: MYASVGDRLIVRSNRVGGPVRDGEVLQVRHSDGSPPYVVRWSDNGHESVFFPGPDTEVHHVAPGLAPDPGDDAG
- a CDS encoding MBL fold metallo-hydrolase → MPTTPTMSSRAPTVGPVSPILTFLGAAGTVTGSCFLLEHDTSRVLVDAGLYQGPSELRRRNWEPLPIDPATVDAVLLTHAHLDHCGQLPRLVKDGFAGPIHCSKETAALAAIVLRDSAHLLEEEARYANESGWSRHRPALPLYTADDVERTLRRFAPLPYDEHHSVTASVGVRLHPAGHILGSATLEVDIAGDVVVFSGDLGRDGHPLLEPPPAPVAATALVLESTYGDRVHPTAEPGVLAGAVRRTVGRGGTVLIPAFAVDRTELVLLELERLESAGLIPRVPIHVDSPMALEALGVYLRALHEGSAQLRADRAEALERLRALDLHAVRDAGESRRLNDPDQPCIIASASGMASGGRVVHHLAHQLPDPRNCVVLTGYQAPGTRGRQLQDGARHLKIHGHYVPVRAEVVDVPDFSVHADADDLVAWVASAAAPPTTVYVVHGEPHSSAALAGRIEDELGICAVVPTLGERVRVD